GTTAGCCTGTTAGCTCGCCTGCGTTACTCGCTTGTAAAGCCAACAAACGCAGCAGTGATACACAGCCTTCAGCACAGCTCCGTCacacattaaaggaaaagttttttttctaaatgcttAAATTTAGACAATTTTACccaatattttctaatttacgaaaaaaaaacaggtttttgtGTGCTACAGTGTAACTTACagacagtttaaataaaaacaatgttttctgaGGAGTTTAAAACTCCTGggataaatactgtatatgtgccAAAAATTACGCCCCCTTTAAATCCACCACctcttaaaaaaacagacatataattaactaataattaatgataataataaaaaaaaaaaaaataacgaaTACACAAATGAAGTATAGAATGACGTCATAGCGGTTATTGCGCTTtaaaagggggcgtggcctctgagggCTGTGGCTGATGGCattctaataataatcataaggctttttattttaaatgttttatatcagctgagatatatttatatttctagcTGAAAATAGTGAAATAGTATCTAACAGATCTTTCAGTAGGATTAAAGGCTACatgaaagatttttaaaaatgtaaacactaaCTGTGTTATTGTGCGCAGAGcctgcatgttctctccatgctgcaggggtttcctccgggtgctctggtttcctccccaggtCAAAGACGTGTTgcaggctgactggcatttccaaattggacatagtgtgtgaatgtgtgtgcgactGTGCCCTATGATGTACTGGCACCCTATCCAGCGTGttccccgccttgtgccctgagttccctgggacaggctccagcctccccgtgaccctgtgtaggataagtggtatgaAAAATTGATGGATAATGTTAGTTTGTTATTCAACTAAACACACTGTCACATGGTGCTACACTGACCCCACTATTTACGCTGATATACTGCACCACGGACATGTCATGGTTCATTTCTGAGGACGTACACAAGTGACGCTCCAAACGACTGCAGGATCAGTGCAGCAGCCATCTTGCGTACAGGTCCATGtaattatgctgcattcaactcaGTGTtgtaacttgtaattcccaaccATCAGCCAGGAAAAAAGCCAAAGAAACGACCCACTTGTCTACTTGGGGTAATCTTCACAACTACAAGTTTCCTCCCAGTTTACGGGGTGACGTCAACTCAACACGGCTGtacacagcatcagaaataaacacagtagcacttcttacctttaaatgagatATACATGTATGGACATGtatgctttagatcaatcaacatacagccagatttgcttgttaaatctataacatggATGATACAGATCGCAGTTTTGTGGAGGAAattatacatcactcatcacagttagctggctaacttgTTGCTGATGAAAGATGAACAGAGGGGTGTCCCTATGGgtgtttttttcctattttgtgTGTCAAATGTGTAGAGGTCGAAAACTGTCGAcctgcaaattaccacttacaatgTAAGTTGATTGCAGCATTAAAAGCTAGTATAACTGAgcctttactgtgtgtgtggagttttaccaCAGTtttatgttgattgatctaaagcataCATATCCATATatgcataactcatttaaaggtaagaagtgctacggTGTTTATTTCAGATGCTGTgtacagccatgttgatttgacgtcacacTGTAAACTGGGAGGGAACGCGTAGTGGTGAAGATTACCCCAAGTAGACAATTAGgtggtttctttctttggcTTTTTTCCTGGCTGgtggttctctagtttcctcccaccttccaaaacatgccagtagttgGACTGGCTATGCTTGAATGAGTGTAAGAACGTGTGTGCATGTTGTCCTGTGATGGATGGatgtctcatccagggtgttttCTCAcatcacgcccagtgttcccaaatccaccacaaccctgatcagcACTAACTAAAGATGAATGACTTCTTATTAATAATTGATCAATAAAAATCATACAGTGAAAGACCAATTTCACAGCTTCAGGATAACTGTCTGATAATGAGgctgtggttgttgttttttttttgttgttgttgttgttgttgttttaggtTGGATTTAAGAAAGTGAGCATGCAGAGTTGCTTTAGTTACTGAACCAGCAGAACATATTCATTATCAGTGAAGTTTAGCAGGTGTGTGGTGCATCTACATCTGTTTAGACGCTTTGGTTTGTGTAGTAGGAAGCAATATATACTTGCACCTCTATCTGTTGATATCGCTCTCTGGCTCAACGTGAACTGACCAATGGGAGATCAGAACGTGCTGACGTCAGCTGGCGTGAGTTGAAAGGTCATGAAAGTGGCGCATGGCGGAGGTGAAAAGTAAACAACACTGGAAAAGGTGAACTCTCGGACTTCATagctgtatttactgtatactCTATTACTCTTGAATTGATCTTTAATACCAGATGAGTCTCTGCGTATAAATTCGGCATGATGGTGAATTTAACAGGATGATCTAACActaatatgttgttgtttttagctGAATGTGGTTTGCTATGGAATTGTTTGCCTCGGAAATGAACTCGTTTTCTTTAGTACAGTAAATGACTATGGTGTAAAAGATTATACCAGAAATGATTATCCGATCGCGATACGGAGGTTTGTGCTgggtgtgaagtgtgtgttgtgaaggCAGGACGCTTTCACCTGCAGCTCTCACTACTTGTGTTGTCTTCCTGTAATGACGTCATCGAGGATGACAAGAGGCCTGGTGTAGAGATTACTTATGATCTCTATCAACATACGGAAGGATATCGCTGTCCacatcttttatttaaagttcatGTCTAGgctatgatttaaaaaaaacgttCATGTCTAGgctatgatttaaaaaaaaagaaaagaaaaggaatacAATCCCAAGAATTCCTGGATTTGACATGGCTTAaacgagttttttttttttaatacctttaATGGTCCAGATTGTACACACTCAGTgcaatgaaggctgctgggttttactgcaaaaataagaagcaagtgcgatagtcaaagtctccagaagagctctggctgcttctgcaagatgctcagtaacacttacagctcatttccttataaaactgcacacactgtacctgagactagtatttttttaaagcaaaggatcgtcacttCACACATTGACTTCGTTTcagttattactgtttactgctctctATTGTACTTTCTAAAGTAGAAAagtttaatttcattctttctgAAGGCGTCTTGGTGGATGAGGTGGATGAGACCTCACATTTCCACACTCTGAGCTGTGATGTAAAGCAGGTCACACGCTACACAGGCTGCATCCTTTTCAGCACTAGAGGTCGCTAATGGATGCGAGAAGTCTAGAGAAATGAACTAAATTATCTCAGGATGTGATATATTGAAAAAAACAAGGAGATAACTTTAAATTTCTTGTTATACTTGTGCCACCTAGCTTCGTCTAGTAGTCTACTAGTGCAAAGTTTTATTCATAGTGACCTGTGAGCAGTTTCTTTAGACACTGTGCTGTAGATGTGTGTAACTGTGAGTGGAGGAAGTGAGTGAGAAGGGTCTTTCTGCTTCCTGCAAGAACACAAACCACGCCCACTACAAGGAACACCTACTAGCAAatcacactacacaacattccccTGCCCATTACACATTACCAAACCCACTACACAGCATTCCCACGCCcgctacacaacattcccacacccgctacacaacattcccatgcCCACTACACAGCATTCCCACGCCCGCTACACAGCATTCCCACGCCCGCTACACAATATTCCCACGTCtgctacacaacattcccacacccgctacacaacattcccacgcccgctacacaacattcccacacccgctacacaacattcccacgcCCGCTACACAGCATTCCCACGCCcgctacacaacattcccacacccgctacacaacattcccatgcCCACTACACAGCATTCCCACGCCCGCTACACAGCATTCCCACGCCcgctacacaacattcccacgcccgctacacaacattcccacaCCCGCTACACTACATTCCCATGCCCACTACACAGCATTCCCACGCCCGCTACACAGCATTCCCACGCCCGCTACACAATATTCCCACGTCtgctacacaacattcccatgcCTGCTACACAACATTTCTAAACCCCCTACATGCCcgctacacaacattcccacgcctgctacacaacattcccacgcctgctacacaacattcccacacccgctacacaacattcccacgcCCGCTACACAGCATTCCCACGCCCGCTACACAATATTCCCACACCcgctacacaacattcccacgcCCGCTACACAATATTCCCACACCcgctacacaacattcccacgcCCGCTACACAATATTCCCATGCCtgctacacaacattcccacgcctgctacacaacattcccatgcCTGCTACACAACATCACCACACAACATTTCCACACCCACTCCCCCTTAaacctaactctaaccctattTGATGTGGGCGTAACTTGTAATAGTGGGCGTGTCttgtaaggggcgtggtttgtgATCCTGCAGGACGCAGACGGATACATTTGAAGTGAGCTGCCTCATGGTGTGAAAAATAACTAAGAGACCGCCGGTTGATCCAGGTTGTTGTGTTTATTGGTATAAAGGGAGGTTACCGCAGACTAACTCAGAAGTGGTTGTCtggtttgatgtgtttttttatttccagtaaCAGTAGCTATGAGACTCCTGAGTGGGACAGCGCGGtgtgttttatacacacactcccgGTGTGCACCGCCAGGGGGCAGCAGAGGGTTCTGGGGCTGGCTCAACGCCGTCTTCAACAAGTAATAAcgcaccacagacacacaacacatgAGCTGCTGCTCACTGCTTTACTTCCACACCCATGATTCAGTACGAGCCTGCCCTTTACCCTGATAAAAAATGTAACTGCTGGAAACCTGAGCAAAGCAGTGACGTATAGGTTCATGTAAATATACAGCATTGTGCAAAAGTATAGGCAccctcctgtttttttttttttttttttttttttttttttttttttagaacaaacttatagatttttattttatgactcctacattattgattcagtacagaaactttttagatttccaaacattagtttttcagcacaaaattaaatgttacagaaaaatgtttgtatgtcagtaaagaaagcagcatgttacataagagacacttttcagataaaaaaacataatgaaggctgctggattttgctgcagaaataagaagcaagtgcgataGTCAAAGTCTCCTGAAgagctgtggctgcttctgcaagatgctcagaaacacttacagctaatttccttataaaactgcacacactgtacctgagactactatttttgaaagcaaagggtcgtcacatatagatatagatacgtagatacatttaatttcattatttttgaaggcatctttgctctacagcatttctttgcatgtccctaagacttttgcacagtactgtatggaCAGAAATGATCATGAAGCAAGTTTTCAACCATTATTATCCAGGTTGAACCATTACAACCGTTATTAACCAagttatttctatttattattgagttcttacagatattagcatattttttggttacttgaattgaatgggttcaatccaaacctcaataagaCAAAACCATGTAGCCCTAAAATGTCAGCtgggacctaatgtgttctgtctttCCTTTTTAACTTAGAGAAGATGGATATAATTAATCTAATGTACTCAAAATACGCAACCAACAGAGCAAATCTAAATCAAATTTCTATTCCTATCATGAAGATGTTTTCTCAGTCATCCAAGGCGCTTCATTAAATCTACAGAATGGTGGTAAAAGCCTTTGGGATTTAAACGCTGTGAATGATTCATACCTGTGACCCCGGGGGCTGGAGGTGTGacataacacacagacagaaagagcaaTCACCTCTCATTGTGTACTGTGCAGAGAGTTACAGTACAACTGCGACAGGAAACACTTATGTCATCTGGTATTTCATAGTCTGTTACACTGAATGGGTTTACATGCATACAATAATCCGATAACTGCAAAAAATCAGGATATATGACCAAAACAGAAAgtgcaaaatgtttttctttttttttttcactttctctttatACTTATAGGCCAATAGCCTGTTGTGTTGTTGTCAGGAATTTAAATGAGATATTTGACATTCTGTAATATATTCATGAATATACATTACATGCTATAAATGAGTAATTTTTGAGAGTGAGTCCAATGCaaaatgttttgctttgtttattgcaaatgggtgtcacaaaagtgtataGATTTGAGGTAACAACAGAAGGGGCTATTGAGAGCAATGGATCAGTAgtgcatttttacttttgcaGCTGCAAATTAAATGTACAATTTCTCTTAAAATTTATATCACACGTtcttcatttgactcacccttgcTGATGAATCCTTGAATCTGACAGTGTggtttaattttctgtaacagcacggcTCATAATTCACatgatgtgtttatattaatgtcttcTAAtgtgttatagtttctatagtaacagctcatatagtaacagctcatagaCTTGTATgccagatgctccacataatctaagcctaataaatgaaataagaaaacttgctatttaacaaataaaaatgtataatctttGATATAGTAATGCATTctgtaaagttttatttaattaacgtTGATGGAAAGAATCTTGAGTGtcatgtcagtgctttgtagcagtcagtaagttttccgccacaggaaagtcttcagaacagaggactttAGTCTTTCTACTGTgtgctttttgtcttattaagttcaagagagaaaaaagtgagggaATGATGGTCTGTAACTGctacaacataagtgataacatgaacgtgcatttgtgtacatgtgtacaatgcacaacgttaaatgtaactataaacagttaaaaaacacaaagttttattcattaattaatggtAAAATTGCAGAAATGGCAgatcactgtggtgtaagaggaataaaacactttgggatgtgctcttataggaaaataatttgcTTCGGGGTAGTAACAGCGTAACGCTGtcgtgggttttttttttcctataacagcacgcacATGTCATGTTTCACAGCGATGCTGtattaaatgtgtaaacatttcttttttcaaactCAGTAGAAGCACTAGGCAGAAGTAACTGATAGGAATGCGGTTAGGAGTTAGAATTTTAAATGGCTTAGGGgaggaaattatttttatgataaaaatCAGTCTTGCCTCCCAGATATATTGTTTGATGTAAGAGAGGATTCAGAGATCATGTCATTTTGTGGCCTTTTCTTGATGTACTTgatgtacagttttataaaacTTTAATCGTGTGTTTTGTTCCAGGGTTGATTATGAGCGGATTAAGGCAGTTGGTCCAGACCGTGCGGCTGCTGAATGGCTCCTAAGGTGTGGGGCTAAAGTTCGTTTCCGTGGTTTCGACCGCTGGCAACATGATTATAACGGGCTCCCGACCGGGCCACTGGGTCGATATCAAATCCAGGCCATCGATGCCACAGAATCCTGCATCATGTACCGGGGATTTGATTACCTGGGTGAGTGACGCCTTCACACAATAACTGATAAGATACTGTGTATGATCCTGATACAGTATCCCTGCTGTACTGTTCTCCTaatcttctttcttctcttcacCCCGTTTACCATCCAAAGCCAAATCCTTCAAATCCACCCATGCAAATCACAAAGACATCATCATAAACACTGATTACACACGAAATGAAAGATACAGCTTTCACAATGCACACACTGATAATGACATTTTCTTAGCAGCAGCATTAGAAATGTAACAACTGGTACAAAATGACGTTGGAACATTGGAACAACATTGAATATTTTGTAATGGCAGTTGTGCTATGCACCTCTCACCCACACTTTAATTATAACtgacaagaacacacacattcaaggagaattcaaggctgtgtcccaaaGTATGTGTCCCTCATACTACACGCTAAATACAATAACACAACCATTGGTGGTGTAATAACCTGACTCACTGCTCAGCCCATGTGTGAAATTCTCACAGAATGTAATTAACGCCTGTCATCTCCTGTGTTATGAGAATAAATCTTTTCCACACATCACCATGGCTGTCACTATAGTAAATGAAAATAGTACCTTTGAAACAACACAAatattatttccatttattcttGGATTATTACTTGTTATTTTCTCTAGTTGTTGGCTTGACTTTAGCTGTGTTTCGATCTTCTCCACCTTCTTCCTGTCGGGGAGCTCGGTTAATATTCACACATACCGGAGCACAtcatttgtaaacattttgcACTGAAGTGGGTCCTTGGAGTTGATGACTTCAGGTTCTCTTAATGTGCAGAAAATCTTACTGTACCTGAGATACCTGAGACAAATGATTGAGAAGTGAACGTGTCTGCTTGAGTGTTGGTTGTGTTTTCCCAATCTTCACCTACCAAGTTTAGGTGAGTccgtgtccactgtagcctcagattcctgttcttggttgaaaGGAGT
This sequence is a window from Pangasianodon hypophthalmus isolate fPanHyp1 chromosome 3, fPanHyp1.pri, whole genome shotgun sequence. Protein-coding genes within it:
- the dmac2l gene encoding ATP synthase subunit s, mitochondrial isoform X1 — encoded protein: MLTVAMRLLSGTARCVLYTHSRCAPPGGSRGFWGWLNAVFNKVDYERIKAVGPDRAAAEWLLRCGAKVRFRGFDRWQHDYNGLPTGPLGRYQIQAIDATESCIMYRGFDYLDGLEHVEEIKLRKCIYIEDTCLERLSKTEKLQNSMRTMEIVSCGNVTDRGIIALHHLRNLESLFLSDLPGVREKQKTTNTLQTALPKLTIELDLA
- the dmac2l gene encoding ATP synthase subunit s, mitochondrial isoform X2, translated to MRLLSGTARCVLYTHSRCAPPGGSRGFWGWLNAVFNKVDYERIKAVGPDRAAAEWLLRCGAKVRFRGFDRWQHDYNGLPTGPLGRYQIQAIDATESCIMYRGFDYLDGLEHVEEIKLRKCIYIEDTCLERLSKTEKLQNSMRTMEIVSCGNVTDRGIIALHHLRNLESLFLSDLPGVREKQKTTNTLQTALPKLTIELDLA